The genomic window GCTCCTCTCTTCAGTCAGCAGAAAGAGGAGAATGGCAAGTGGAGGGCATGACACTTCTTTATAAGGGTCTTTATAAGGGAGCAACCCGAAAGTTGCACATATCACTTCTGTCCATATGCTCTTGTCtgaacttagtcacatggccgCACCTAGTTGTGTAAGGGCCGTTGGGAGATAGAGCCTAGTGGGGCAGCCATGCGCTCAGCTAAACCTCAGGGGTTCAGTTACTAAGGGAAAAGGGTAGGGTGGCGATAGGGCCAAACGGGAACCCCCACCACATGAAGTTCTGTAATCACAGAAACAATGGTCAGAACATCAAAGAGGTCTTTAGAGACCATTTAGTTCAACACTCATTGTACAGAGGGGAGACAGACCCAGAAAGGGAACTTGTTCAAATTCACACAAGCCAATGACAGACCAAGGCTGGGATTCAGGTCTCCAAACTCCACGCCAGTGCTCAAACCTGGGGAAGGGATTGGTTTTAGGAGGACTTCAGCTTTTTATGTTATCTTCGCTTCAGATGCATTTTTATAGTCATGTATTATGTCTAACAAGGATACATTCATATTAtttgtgtaaataaaaataaatgaaaacatgaccGATGCATATATGAAAAGGCATTCTCTCCATTAGtcaacagagaaattaaaatgaaaaccacaatgagggggcgcctgggtggcacagtcggttgagcatccgacttggtttcggctctggttatgatctcagggtcatgagattgagccttgcgGGGGGCTccatgcttgagattctctctccctctgtgcctcccactCACTCTCCCCCTCCtaactaaaataaatcttaaaaaaaaaaaaccaaaaccccacaatgagatactaccgtACATCCATCAGAGTgcctaaagttttaaaaagagacaatGCCAATGGTTGAGAATGTgcagcaacaggaactctcagaCATTACTCAGAAAATTGGCCCTATCCACTAAAGCTGAACATATGTATAGTtcatgacccaggaattccacatACAGGTATTCACCTAACAGAATGTGTTCCTATGTTTACGCAAAGACACACATACTCAAGAATGTTCCCAtcaacattttctcatttttgcagTAACCAAAAACTGGATAACCCAAATGCCTATCAACAGTAAAATGTAGTGGGCagcctggctggctaagtcagcAGAGCAtttaactcttgattttagggtcatgagttcaagtcccatgttgggtgtagagcttacttaaaacacacacacacacaaggggcacctgggtagtgcagtcagttgagcaaccaacttttggttttggctcaggtcgtgatctcagggtcatgggatcaagcccagcataggctccatgctcagtgtggagtctgcttgggattctctccctccccctctcctactcatgtttctctctctcaactacataaatctttaaaaaacacacataataTAGGGTACctcggtggcttagtcagttaagcatctggctcttgatttctgcttgggtcatgatctcaggttcctgggatcaggcctgtgtggggctccccgctcttcggggagtctgcttaaggattcattctctccctctgccccttcccccacttgttctctctctctgaaatgtttttaataaagcaaattctaaaaaacacacaataaaatgtagtatattcatataatggaatgttacagGTAGAATGAATGACCTACAAGTACAcataacatggataaatcttttttttttaagattttatttgagagagagagcaaaagagagcatgagcgggaaggAGGAGCAAGCtccccaactcagggctcaatcccaggaccctgggatcatgacctgatccaaaggcagacgcttaaccactagGGTCCCTCATGGATATATCTCACAAATAAAATTTGagtaaaaaaagcaagacagggacgcctctctctctctaaaatagaaaaataattttttttttttttaaagcaagtcaggggcgcctgggtggctcagtcgttaagcatctgccttcggcttgggtcatggtcccagggtcctgggatcgagccccgcatcgggctccctgctcagcggaaagcctgcttctccctctcccactccccctgcttgtgttccctctctcgctgtgtctctctctgtcgaataaagaaataaaatctttaaaaaaataaaaaataaagacaaaagagtGTATgatgtattattccatttataatcCAGTTCAAAAAACAAGTTAAACTAATTAGAAGTCAGGACAGTGGTTACCCTTTGTGGGGTAAGGACCCTAGGGTTCTGGAAATGCTTTTTCTTGGTCTGAGTACTAGCTGTATGAGTATGTTCACTTCGTAAAAATTCAAGGACGTGTACACTTGTTTGCACTTTTCTCTCTGATAGGTTTTAATatgttaagtaaatgaaaattttaaagtaaatagagATGTGTCTGACAGCCCCAGCCTGGGTTTACTTATGTATATGAGAGCATGAGATTCTCAAGGGCGAAGGCCTCATGTAAAAAACGTGGCTTCCTCAAAGAGAAATGGACCAAAGGCAGTGTTCAGTTTAATGACATGCCAGGTGTCTCAGGAGCGGTCATGAGGTCAGAGTGCACACAGGATAGACCAAGGGATGAAAACCTCCAAGAAGGGTTTCTGTCATCTGACTTAGGGAGTAGACTATACCCATTAAGtgtacccattttttttaagtaagctctaccccCATGtgcggcttgaactcacgaccctgagatccagagtcgcacgctctaccaactcagccagccaggtgccccaagtgtacCCATTTTTGAACTGGCAATTTCAAAAAGAAGTTTGTTTTCCGAATAGTGGGGACCTGTCACTGGCTTTCCTGTGACACacaaggctctttttttttttttaaatctctgctgAAAAGTTATGCAGAGAAAGAGAACGTAAAGGGCAAACCATCAAATCAGGGCCACAACTCCAGAGGGCACACTCACATAGATTATAATGGACTTGCCCGCCGTGTGCAACAGGTGCCTGGGGTTGAAATAGTTGTGTGACCAAACAAAGCCCTTAACCTCTGAGGAGACTCAACTATGTGAAAAGAATCATCttccgtgggggggggggtggacggATGGGCAACACAggtgcaggggagtgggagaggcaggcttccaggtgtggagtaagtcacagggataaaagtgACAGCACGGGGAATACAGTCAGTGCTCTGGTAATACTGTTGTGTGGGGACAGACGGTAGCTACGCTTGTGAGCAGAGTGTATGCAGaggttgaatcattatgttgtacacctgaaactaatgtcaaataaaacatttattattactattttttaagtaatctctgtgcccaatgtggggctcaaagtcgtgaccccgagatcaagagtcccatgctctaccgactgagccagccaggtacccctaacattttttttaaagaatcatttggggcacctgcgtggctcagccagttaagcgtctgccttgggctcaggtcctgatcccgtggtcctgggatccagccccgtggctggctccctgctccgcaggggtctgcttctccttctccctctgtgtgctctctttctcaagtaaataaataaaatctttaaaaaaataaaaagaatcatctACTTCTCAAAGAGCTTTTTCATGTGCTCTCACTTAATCTTGATGTAAGCATGCTCTATTTGTACATGGAGGAACTCAGGTTTCCCCGACAAAGTTAATTACCTTGGAAATTAACTTAGAAGCTGGCCTGGACTTCAACTGGAAGTTATTTTGTTCAAtccccccattttgcagattggagactgaggcctagagaggaaAAGAATTCAATGAAGGGTTCACAGAGAgccaggtggcagagctgggaccagaaccTAAGGAGCTGGGTTTTAGGTGACCCTGGAACCTGAACCATCTCAAAACTTCTGGGCTCTGTGAATCACAGCTGGACCTCTGACCTCCCGCTCACCCTTTCCACTCCCACTTGTAGGAATCCTGCTTGTAATGAATTTTGGAATCAAGCTCTCCCGTGCTGGCCTAGGTCTGTGACTCCGCACTTTGTATTTTCTCCCAGGCTAGAGCCCAATGACGATTAGGTGGTTCTGAATGAAATGAACAGGCCAGTCTTAGAATATAGGAGGAAGATTTGtttaaaaagggaggggggaggggaagaaggaagaaagaaaatatatgtttgtGTGCTCCTAGGAAAATAGCATAATGACCCAAagcaccactgcagcaacccctGGGGAGTGCGTGGGGGGCCGGAGGTCCTCCTTGTCTCCCCACCTCCATGGGCCACTACCCTTGCTCAATAAGCAGGCTGGAGCCCCAGCACCTTTGCTTTTGCCGGTGGCTCACCTCCAGTACCCGTCCCTTAATCTTCACCTGGCTGTTCAGAtctttgcccctcccctaacTTCATCCAGAGAGGCCCTGACACTGCTCATGGCGCCATTCTGATTTTATTGCCTTTATAACACTCCTCACTACCTGAAAGCTTGTGTATTTACTTGGTCTGTGTCTGCCCCACTCTGGTTCCGTGAAGGCAGGAATCCTGTCTGCACCGTCTGGCAACAGAGCAGACCTACGCTCAATGAGGAGTGAGATTGggcttttgctttttactttgtatactttgtattttaaaacatttttgtagatgattatatcaaaagaaaaaaaaaccagctaGGTTACTGCAGAGGACTCTACTCTCAGCAGAATGTCTTGGGTTAGACAAATTTCCAAATGAAAGCAATTCCTTCCTAGTACCGACTGGAGACTCAAACCAGAGAGGGGCAGCGCCTGGCCCAAGTCCACACAGCACTCAGCAAGCCAGGCCGGGACCCAGATCCCCCTCTTCCCAAGTCAGCTTGGGGACCTCCCGGGAATGTCTGGATCCGGGGAAGACGGAGGGGTCTGCGAGGAGTGGAGGGAAAAAGCGCAGAAAGGGGAATAAGGGAGAGGCGGCGAGGGCGGGGCAGGCAGAAAGGGAGGAGAGTGCGCAAGGTGACCCAGAGATGCGGGGGGCGAGGCGGAGGGGGCGGGACGGGCAATGAGAGGGAGACGGAAAGGACCGGGCAGGCTGGTGACCGAGggcgctgggggcggggaggcaggtGAGGGTGCGACGGGAGGGAGCGGAGAGGACTGTGGCAGGGTCGAGAGGCCGGGGGAACCgcgggaggaggagaggggcggGCGGAGGGCCAGGGGCGGGGAAAGGAGGGGCGGGGCCAGGAGGGGGCGGGTCCCTGGCTCCGTCGGGGACGCGGAGCGCCTGCGCAGCTCTCTGGGCCCGGCTCTCGGCTCCGGCTTCCTCAGGACTGGCTTCCCGGCGGGTCCGCTGGGTCCGGATCCCGGGAGGCTGGGGACCGGGGGTCCGCGCCGAGCGGTCGGAGCGCGCCGGAGCTGGGAAGGGGCCCCCAGGAGGCCGGCCGCAGCCACGTCACGCCCAAGGTCACGCTGCAAATGGCAGCCGTAGAGATTTCGCTCTAACAGCGGGCTACTTGGACTTTGTCCCCATCGAGCCCTGGAGGTGAGGAGGAAGGCCGAGAAATTCAGGCTTGCAGCCCAGAGGCCTCAGCCCCGGCTTCCAGAAATGGAAGACGTTGTGGGTCGGGAGCCAGAGCTCTTTGCTCTAGTCTTAGCTGGGCCCGTGACTCCCTGCGTGGCTTTGGGCGATTTCCCGCCCCTCACTGGGCCTCCATCTACCCACCGGTAAAGTGAGAGGGTTTTTGGATGGCTCTCCCTAATTTCCAGATTGACTTAAATTCATTTCCTTGTCAGACTTCCCCTACGGCTTGCCCCCAGCTTCACCAGCCACTTCCCTTCCTCAGCAGCAACTTGGCTGTACTCTGAAACTCTGGACCCTCAGGTTTCCACTAGACCGCCTGAGATTGTCTGCAATCAACTGTGTGGGGCAAGAAGCTGCACCCAGCCTCCGGACAGCAGGCTGAGGACTGGTTTCTTGTGCACTGAGTCAGTAATCCTTTTATTGGCTCTCCACCTAGGCAGACCTGGTCACTGCCAGTAAAGACAAATCGGAGGCTTAGAGGGAGGACCTGGctctctgtctgcctttggcccagtgCTGTGCTGATTCACCCAAATCagattgttttaaaatccaaatttgtCTAAGCATGATGCAGTAGAAGGGAGCACTGGCCAGAGGCCGGAAGTTTGGGTTCTGGTGCTGGCTGTGCACCTTAGGCTAGTATCTGCCCCTCTCTGGCTCAGTCTTCCCTGATAAACAAGGGGTCTGTCACATGGTCTGCAAGGACCCTGTGTCTTTGGTGTTGTTAACAATAGTAATAGCAATCATAATTGTTTCCTTACCTTGACTTACAAGGCCCTGTCTACCCAAAGCAGCAGACTTGCCGTTGACCtacctcggggcctttgcacttggTGTTTCCAGTGCCAGGAACACTTAACCACCTCCATTTCCTGCATAGTCATTCTTCAGATCTCCCCCGAACCTTGACTTACTTAGGAAGTTCAACACAGATGGGATCCCTGGGTTTATATCCTTATGGCACATGCTGACTTTGTTATTCTTCAGTGTTTGTAGAGTTCTTTGTCTAATATCTGTCTCGTATTCTTTAATGCCTGTAAATGCCAGGAGGCTGGAAATCTGTTCCCTAgcatctagcacatagtaggtgcccagAAATTTGTGGAATGAACAGATGATCTCATTTCATGCAATAGTCTCGTGAGGTTGGCACATCGTGCTCCTTTTCAGACAGGAGACAGACATTCAGAGAGTGACACTCCTagggtcacacagtaagtggGAAGTGCCTGAATTTGAACCCAGTCAGTCTCTGACCCCAAGATCTGAACTTCTACCCCACTGCCATCTCATTCCAGGATCTTCGGCTGTGAGGACGTGCCACAACTCTGGCCCACAAGGCCTGGAGAGAGAAGACCTTTAGGTGGtggaggcagggtggggtgggtcTTGTCCAGCTCAGTTTCTCTTTAACCCCTGGCGGACTTGGGGTGCACTTGCCCCGCTCCGACAGGCCCATGGCGCATCGGCTGCAGATACGACTGCTGACGTGGGACGTGAAGGACACACTGCTCAGGCTCCGCCATCCTGTGGGAGAGGAATACGCCACCAAGGCCCGGGCCCACGGGCTGGAGGTGGAGGCCGCCACACTGGGACACGCCTTCAGGCAGGCCTACATGACTCAGAGCCACAGCTTCCCCAACTACGGCCTGAGCCAAGGCCTCACCTCCCGCCGGTGGTGGCTGGATGTGGTCTTGCACACCTTCCACCTAGCGGGTGTTCGGGATGCCCAGGCTGTGGCCCCCATCGCTGAGCGGCTGTACGAGGACTTCTGTAAGCCGTGCACCTGGCAGGTGCTGGAGGGGGCCGAGGCCACCCTGAGAGGGTGCCGAGAACGAGGTCTGAGGCTGGCAGTGGTCTCCAACTTTGACCGGCGGCTGGAGGACATCCTGAGGGGGCTGGGCCTGCGGGAACACTTTGACTTTGTGCTGACCTCTGAGGCTGCCGGCTGGCCCAAGCCTGACCCCCGAATTTTCCACGAGGCCTTGCGGCTTGCTCGAGTGGACCCGGCAGGAGCAGCCCACATTGGGGACAGTTACCACTGTGATTACAAGGGGGCCCTGGCTGTAGGGATGCACAGCTTCCTGGTGGTTGGCCCAGAGCCTTTGGACCCTGCAGTCAAGGGTTCTGTACCCCAAGAATGCCTCCTCCCCTCACTGTCCCATCTCCTGCCTGCCCTTGACTGCCTGGAGGGCTCACCTCTGGAACTTTGAGTCCGACGAGGGAAGTCGAGGGAAGTGGCTCCAGCAAACTAGAAAGCTCCTTCCTTCCTGAGATCAggcctttgcctctctccctgtggCATCCAAATGCATCCTGACTATAAAGCAGTGAATGCAGGGCTTTGAGCCCTGCTCCACGCCTCTCAGGTGGTTTATTTGTCACACCTGTgtctttcccccccacccccacctacaAGATTCACTGAGGGCCCGACTAGCTTCAGAACCAGGCACATTCAAAAATTTGTTTTAGCAGCAGGGCCCTATTGTTACGGGAGATCTTACTGGAACCCCAATATGCAAAACAGCAAAAGCAAGAAACTTCTAGGGTTGAAACAGGTTCTAGAGCCCCACAGTCGGGCCCTGAAGCCTCTACAACTCCCCGTGGGAAGCAGATTGGAGGAGCTTAGTTTGGAAAACTGGGGTGCTAAGCTGTGCCGTAGGGACATGTCCTCTAGGTCTATACAGTGTAAACAGGATTTCAGACAAGGAGGACCACAATTATATCATGAGAAGAAACTTCTTTCATGCTTGCCATGTGTTAGTCCTTTACATGCAGGTAGAAGCCTCAAAGCTACCTAATGGGCAGAGGTAGCGGGACCTGCACTTCACAAATGAGAAACATTCAGAAGTTAAGTAGCCTGCCTTCCGTGGCAAGGAGAGCTGTGTCCCTTGAGACAGCGCAGTGGCGATGCTGGGAGAACAGGGAGGGTGTTCCACAGGAGGCCGGTTTTGAAGAGCCCCCGAGTCACAGGTGTTCGCATGGAGGTAGGGGGGCACAAGTAACGGGGACAGGAGCTTGAGGCGGCAGGAGTGTAGGACACACGCGGGGAATGACTAGAGACTGAAGGAAGTAGGCTGGGTTTTAAAAATTCCAtgtcccttcctgcctctcccttctttgCGCTCCTCCCCTCTCACACCTGCTTGGTATTTACCAGACGCTTGCCTTCCTTGCCTACTGCCAGGCACATACACGGTGTTGGGTTCTGGTGCCAACCGCTGGGGAGGGCTCCTGAGTGGCCCCGAACTGCGGTGACATTTAGGTGGGCAGAGGAGTAAGACGCCTTCCTGGCAGGTGGCCCATGAACTATGGACTGAGAGCTGCCATGGGGAGTTAGATTGGCAATTTGGGGAGCATGGTGTGGGGGGTGCCTCCGGGTGCCGGCGGAAAAGGTGGGCTTTGACCCAGGACTCTGGGCAGAGATTGTGCCCatgtgaggggagggaggctcTTCTCAGACTTGGCCAAACTTCCGGGTTGTGCGAAGCCCAGGTGACATTAATTCCCAAGTATCAGGCAGTGAGGACGTGGGTTGAGCTGTGCTCTCGGAGCTGCAAGGGCCTCAGAAGTATCTGAACCAAAAAAGTTGCCATTCAGGCTGTGGACTGGATCTGATCTACCCAGTGTTTGGAGTAAATTATTGAGCAAGCTTAAGAGTGGGGAGGGCTCTGGCCCTCATCTTTGAGCCCAGGGGCCTGAAGTTGTAGGTAAGATTGCCTCTGAACTGTGTTCGTAAGTAAAACAGGAATGTGAGGACCACTGTTCTAATGTGACCTCAGAGAATGGGAAGGGACTTGCCCTGGGTTCCAGCAATGCAGGGCCCAGAACCGTCTTGGGGCTCGTGTGGCTGTGTATGCTGAGCCGGGAGTGCGGATGAGGGTGAGGAAGATCTCTCTTTCCTAGCAGGCGTACCTCTTTAGATGTGAGCTGGCACTTGGGGGATTTGCCCAATTTCCCACAAAGAACATGGAAGAAACTTTCCAATCTTTTAAAACCTTTAATAACAGACGTGTTCCCTACGTCTGGCCCTCCTACTCCCTCAGCTCTCTGGGGCTTAAAGCCCTCACTCCGGGTCTCCACATTATGTCAGGGGGGCCACAAGctgcggcggcgggggggggagtTTTGGGGGTGTTGCAGTCAGGTTACCTCCGGACAGGATCCCCTCAGTCTCCTGAGCCTCCAGGCTGGACCTGGTGGGGGGACACAGCCCCCCCAGGCCAGAGTCTTCTGGCCAAGAACAGCCTCGTGGGAGTTCTGAATCAAAGCCAGGGACAGAGGGCTGGAAGGCAGTGCTTCTCCAGAAGAGTCTACCACACACACCCAGGCACCTTTCCATCCACCCGTTCGCTTGCCAAATATTTATTGCACAACCGGTAGGCACCAGGCACCATGCTTGGTGCCAGACATGACGTGGTGAACAAGACACCCTCGGAGGGGCAGATGCCTGGTGGATTTGGGAGACTAAGGCCCAGCGggtagcaggctccccacagataCCCAGCATGTCACGGCTGAACCCAGACCTGAAATGGATCCCCCACCCTCCTAAAGCTGCCCATCGGGCAGAGGCAACATCGGGGCGGCGGGGGAGACACTGGGTAGGAACATGGCCTGGACGCGTGGTGGGGAGTAGACCAGGGCTCCCGGTGGTCGCGGGTCAgcggatgatggaaatgttctggtcGGCCACCGCAAAGACTGGGAAGAGGGGCCCGGAAAAGGGCACGTGGTGGGTGTGGAGCACCGTGCCAGAGGCCGGCTCGTAGAAGAGCAGTTCCTGCGCCTGCAAGTCTAGAAGCACGCCCAGCTGGGTGGGGCAGCGCAGCAGCCCCAGGGGCTCATGCTGCCCGTCGTGGGAGAAACGGAACTCCTGGTCGTAGCGGGAGAAGACCCAGGAGAAGGTGTTGTGGCCCAGACGAGAGTCACTGCCTGAGCCCTTGCGGGGCAGCTGGCCCAGGGCCACGCCCACCTTATAGGCACAACTGTTCTGGACGTTCACCATCCAGGTGTGCAGCCCAGCCTGGAAGGAGGTGGCCGCGAGGGCATTGGGCCAGTGGTCAAAGCGCTCGGGGGCATCTGCACAGGCCTTGGACTTCTTGGCATTGAAGGTCAGGGTCCTTCGATCATCTGACAGTTGCAGGAAGGGGCTGACGGTCCTCTCGTCGATACGCACGTCCTCCGTGCCTGCCAGGAAGAATTCTCAGAGTTGCCCAAGGCCCACCGTCAGCCCTAACCCGGTCCTGTCAGGCAGCAAAGGGCTGCCGCACCACCCACTGGCAGCATTACCTCACACAAGCCCTTTGCTCTCTCTGAGCCCCCAGCATCCTCATCGGTAAAATGGGGATCAATCGGACTTATCACAGGGTGGACGTGAGGACCAAATGGGATGATACATCTAAAGTGCCTAGCATtaattaagtgctcaataagttgTGGCCATGACAACAATAGTTATTATTAGTCTAAGACCCTCATCTGTAAACTAGAAAGAAGGCCCAGGAAGGAGAAGCaagttgcccaaagtcacacacctAGTTGGTGGCAGGGCAAAATGAAGACCCAGCATTTTGTTCCCACATCTAGCACCCTGCACTGATCACAGTGCATTCCAGTTGAGGCCTATCTGCGGCCTCCAGATCAGATCTGCCCTAGGGGCAAGGCCCCCGGGAGCTAGGAAGGACCAGATCCGTACTTTCCGTACTTTCCAACAACTCACTGAATGGGACTGCCGGCAAAGCAGGTGCACTCTGATAAGAGAATGCAGCGCAGACAAGCTAGAGCTTGCACTAAACATTTAAGGCTAACACCCAAGGGAGGAGGGTTAAAACTGAGGAaaaattcggggcgcctgggtggctcagatggttgagcggctgccttcgactcaggtcatgatctcagggtcctgggatcgagtcccacatcgagctccttgcttaggggggagcctgcttctccctcttcctgccactccccctgcttgtgttctccctctctctccctctggcaaataaataaaatctttaaaaaaaaaaagctaaaatattaaacaacaacaacaacaacaacaactgagGAACAATTCAATCCATTACCCTAACCTCTTTGTGAATTGTGCAAACACCACAACCAGGAGCACAGAAGCTTCCACCTAGCTTGGGAGATTCTGCTTGGAGCAGTCCCGCACTAAGTGGGAATTCCCGCAGGAGAAGACCATGTCACGTTCACCTCCGTGGCCTTAGCATGCAACACGAGGCCAGGCCACAGTCGGCCTGAGTTAGTGGTTAAGTGAGTGAGGCGAATCCAGGCAGCTTAATTCTCGCTCCAGATGCTCTCCAGTTGGCCAGCACTTGTATCTTCTTAAAGAGAAACTCAgtttccaagaaataaaatactaagcTGTCCCACTTGGGCAGGACAGAGCTGTGACGTACATGGACAAGGTTTTTGTTAGAGCCTGCAGAACAGGCTGGTCTGGAAACGGGAAGGACCTGACCCAGCCGCCCCAGGCCTGTCCAGAACCCTGGCTTCACCGACAAGCCTGCATCTAGCATTACTGTTTGCTTTAGCTACCGTGCCAGATGTTCTATTCCCCAGTGTGACCCCGCGGCACACcccagccagccagccgcccAGTTGTTCCCGCTGGTGCAGGGTTCTACCAGCTCCTAACCTGAGAGGGACCCGAGAACCGCTGTCACCCAGAGTTGGGTGAGTCGGGGGCTCCGAATGCACTTCTCATTAAAGTTTAACTTGTGCGATTCCTGAGGATCCAAAATGCCCTCTGCTTCCTCGGTCCTTgtggaaggggggaaaaaaagacaaattcaggAAGGTTCTGGAAATGGATCTGGATCAATAGAGAGTGATGAGAGAGTGATGAGAAAGGGACAGAAGTAATCTTCTTCCCATGAGGGCGACACCAAGATGGGCAGCCAGGCCCCACACAGGAGCCCCCTAAAAAGGCTTGAGCCAAACGGGAAGCAGGGCTCTCCCCTTGTGCCCCCCAGGAGCTTTAA from Zalophus californianus isolate mZalCal1 chromosome 13, mZalCal1.pri.v2, whole genome shotgun sequence includes these protein-coding regions:
- the HDHD3 gene encoding haloacid dehalogenase-like hydrolase domain-containing protein 3 codes for the protein MAHRLQIRLLTWDVKDTLLRLRHPVGEEYATKARAHGLEVEAATLGHAFRQAYMTQSHSFPNYGLSQGLTSRRWWLDVVLHTFHLAGVRDAQAVAPIAERLYEDFCKPCTWQVLEGAEATLRGCRERGLRLAVVSNFDRRLEDILRGLGLREHFDFVLTSEAAGWPKPDPRIFHEALRLARVDPAGAAHIGDSYHCDYKGALAVGMHSFLVVGPEPLDPAVKGSVPQECLLPSLSHLLPALDCLEGSPLEL
- the BSPRY gene encoding B box and SPRY domain-containing protein isoform X1; protein product: MSVESAGPGLGPLCPEHGQALSWFCCSERRPVCAACAGLGGRCRGHRIRRAEERAEELRNKIVDQCERLQFHSASIAKYVAEVLPGKNQRAASTASAARELVIQRLAVVRSLCESEEQRLLEQVHGEEERAHQSILTQQVHWTEALQKLDTIRTSLVGMLTHLDDLQLIQKEQEIFERTEEAEGILDPQESHKLNFNEKCIRSPRLTQLWVTAVLGSLSGTEDVRIDERTVSPFLQLSDDRRTLTFNAKKSKACADAPERFDHWPNALAATSFQAGLHTWMVNVQNSCAYKVGVALGQLPRKGSGSDSRLGHNTFSWVFSRYDQEFRFSHDGQHEPLGLLRCPTQLGVLLDLQAQELLFYEPASGTVLHTHHVPFSGPLFPVFAVADQNISIIR